A segment of the Amycolatopsis thermophila genome:
CGTCCACCTCGTCGTCGGAGCGGGAGTAGGCCAGGACCCGGCTCGCGGTGTCCTCGATGCTCACGATCCCGCCGGTCAGCTCGGCGATCGTCTGGGCCAGCGAGAACAGGTCGCCGAGCGTCTCCCCCGCGTCCTCGTCCGCCGCGCCCCGCGCCGATTCCAGCACCCCGCGCACCAGCGTCGCCAGCTGCTCCCACCGCACGTCGGGCGCGACGGCGAGCAGCGCGATCCCGGCATCGGTGGCCGCCGACCGCAGCAGGGGCAACGCGGAGTCGGACTCGACCTTGACCGCCGCCGCGGCCGCGCCCTGCCGGCCCGCGGCCCGGATCAACGGCACCGCTGCCCGGCCGCGCGCCCCGATCACCAGCGCCAGGTCGCCGGGCCGCACCTCGGGCGGGTCATCCGGTTCGATCACCACGACGTCGGTGATCTCGCCCTCCAGCCCGTCCGGTGCGACCTCCACCTCGACCAGCGGATCGCCCAGCGCGATGAGGATCTGCCGCAGGCTCACGATCTTGTCCAATCAGCCAATCGAGGGCTCGAAGCTTAGCCGATCGGACAACCTTCCGCGGTCTTCGCGCTCCTAGCGTTGAGACATCCCGCACGTCGACGAGAAGGAGCAGCCGTGGACGCCGTGACCACCGTGCCCACCCCGGTCAACGAGCCGGTCCTGCAGTACGCGCCGGGCAGCCCGGAACGCGCCGAGGTGCAGGCAGCGCTCGCCGAGCTGGCGAAGGAACCCGTCGAGCTGACCGCGACGATCGGCGGCGAGCAGCGGATGGGCGGCGGGCCCCGGGTCGACGTCGTCCAGCCGCACAACCACCGCGCCGTCCTGGGCACCTTCGGCTCCGCCGCCCAGCAGGACACCCGTGACGCACTCGCCGCCGCCCGTGCGGCCGCCCCGGCGTGGCGGAAGCTGTCCTTCGACGACCGCGCGGCGATCCTGCTGCGCGCCGCCGACCTGCTCACCGGCCCGTGGCGGGCGACGCTCAACGCCGCCACCATGCTCGGCCAGTCCAAGACGGTGTTCCAGGCCGAGATCGACTCCGCGTGCGAACTCGCCGACTTCTGGCGCTTCAACGTCTCCTTCGCCCGCCGCCTGCTCGCCGAGCAGCCCGCCAGCTCGCCGGGCGTGTGGAACCGGACCGACCACCGGCCGCTGGAGGGCTTCGTCTACGCCATCACCCCGTTCAACTTCACCGCGATCGCCGGCAACCTGCCGACCGCGCCCGCTCTGATGGGCAACGTGGTGCTGTGGAAGCCCTCCCCGACGCAGACCTTCGCCGCGCACCTGACCATGCGGCTGCTGGAGGAGGCCGGCCTGCCGCCGGGCGTGATCAACCTGCTGCCCGGGGACGGGCCGGCCGTCTCGGAGGTCGCGCTGGCCTCGCCGGACCTGGCCGGCATCCACTTCACCGGATCGACCCGCACCTTCCGGCACCTGTGGTCGCAGGTGGGCGCGAACATCGCGAACTACCGCACCTACCCGCGCATCGTCGGCGAGACCGGCGGCAAGGACTTCGTCCTGGCCCACCCCTCGGCCGACGTCGACGTGCTGCGCACCGCGCTGATCCGCGGCGCTTTCGAGTACCAGGGCCAGAAGTGCTCGGCCGCCTCGCGGGCCTACCTGCCGCGCTCGGTGTGGAACCGGATGCGGGACGACTTCCTGGCCGAGGTCGAGTCGCTCACCATGGGCGATGTCACCGACCTGGGCAACTTCATGGGCGCGGTGATCGACCGGCGCTCGTTCGACAAGCTGTCCGGGGTGCTGGACCGCGCCCGCGGCGACGACCGGCTGGAGATCCTCGCGGGCGGCACCGCCGACGACAGCGACGGCTTCTTCGTGCGCCCGACCGTGCTGCGCTCGGACGACCCGGAACACGAGGTGTTCACCACCGAGTACTTCGGCCCGGTGCTCGCGGTGCACGTCTACGACGACGCCCGGTACGACACCGTGCTGCGGCAGATGGAAGGCGTCGCGCCCTACGGGCTGACCGGGTCGATCATCGCGACCGACCGGGCCGCGATCGCGCACGCCACCGAGGAGCTGCGGTTCGCCGCGGGCAACTTCTACGTCAACGACAAGCCGACCGGCGCGGTCGTCGGCCAGCAGCCCTTCGGCGGCGGCCGGGCGTCGGGCACCAACGACAAGGCCGGGTCCGTCCACAACCTGCTCCGCTGGGTGAGCCCGCGCTCGATCAAGGAGACGTTCGTGCCGCCCACCACCGTCGGCTACCCCCACCAGGGCTGAGGAGGCCGCCATGTTGCGCACCGCGTTGCTCGCCGCCGCCGGGTCGCCGGGGTGCCGGTCGCTCGTCGAACGGTCCCCGCTGACCCGTCCGGTGGTCCGCCGCTTCGTCGCCGGGTCCGGAGTGGACGAAGCGGTGGCCGCGACCGCCGCCCTGGCCGGCACTGGCCGGGCGGTCACGCTCGACCACCTCGGCGAGGACACCACCGACGCGTCGAGGGCCGCGGCGACCGTCAAGGCCTACGTCGAACTGCTGACCCTGCTGGCCGATCACGGCCTCGCCGGCGGCGCCGAGGTGTCGGTGAAGCTGTCCGCCGTCGGGCAGCGGCTGCCCGACGGCGACCGGGTGGCCCTGGACAACGCCCGCCGCATCTGCGAAGCCGCGGCCGCGGCGGGCACCACGGTCACGCTCGACGCGGAGGACCACACCACGACCGACGCCACGCTCGGCGTGCTGCGCGAGCTGCGCGCGGACTTCCCGTGGACCGGCGCGGTCCTGCAGGCCTATCTGAGGCGGACCGAACAGGACTGCCGCGACCTCGCCCACGCGGGCTCGCGGGTCCGCCTGTGCAAGGGCGCCTACTCGGAGCCGGCCTCGGTCGCGTTCCCGGAGCGGTCCGAAGTGGACCGTTCGTACGTGCGGTGCCTGCGGGTGCTGATGGCCGGCGACGGGCACCCGATGGTCGCCACGCACGATCCGCGGATGATCGCCATCGCCGAGGAGCTGGGCCGCGGCCGGCCGGACTGGGAGTTCCAGATGCTGTACGGCATCCGCGACGCCGAGCAGCGGCGGCTCGCCCGCGACCACACCGTGCGCGTGTACGTCCCGTACGGCGACGAGTGGTACGGCTACTTCATGCGGCGGCTGGCCGAGCGCCCGGCGAACCTCGCGTTCTTCCTGCGGGCACTGGTCAGGCGGTGAGCTCCGCGAGCCGGCGCGCGAGCGGCCAGGCCCCCTCGGCGGTGTTGGACAGCACCGTGCAGGTGACCTCCGGGCGGTACGCGGTCCGGAACGACACGCCGGCGTCGTAGCCCTCGAGGACGACCGCGTCGCCGTCGAGCCAGAACCCCAGGCCGTAGCGCATGGCCTCGGAGGGCACGCCACTGCGGGCGGCGGTCATCTCCCGCACCCGCGAGAGCGGGACGATCCGGCCCGCGAACAACGCGGCCCAGAAGGCGTGGACGTCGGCGGCGGTCGAGTAGACGCCGCCGTCCCCGCTGCCGGTGACGGGCAGGTGGAACACGTTGGTCCGCGTCTGGCCGAGATAGCCGAGCGCGACCCCGGCCGCGGGTTCGTCGGACCGCAGGAACGCCGTGGCGGCCATGCCCGCGGGCTCGCAGACCAGCTCGCGGACCAGATCCGGGAACGGGCGGCGGGCGGCGCGCTCGGCGAGCAGGGCGAGCACGACGTAACCGCTGTTGCAGTAGGAGAACCGCTGCCCGGGCGGGAACTTCGGCGGATGGCCGTCGAGCACGCCCAGGTAGTCCTCCGTGGACTCCAGTTCGTGCACGGGCACCGGCAGGACGTGGTCGGTGACCGGCCGGCCGGCCTCCTCGTCGCAGTAGTCCCCGATGCCCGAGGTGTGCGCGAGCAGGTGCCCGACCGTCACCTCGTCACCGATCAACGGCAGGTCGGCGCCGAGCAGCGACCGCGCGGTGGTGTCCAGTCCGAGCACGCCGCGCTCGGCCAGCGCGGCGATCGTCAGCGCCGTGAGCCCCTTGGTGCCACTGGCCAGCGCGAAGCGGGTGCCGACGGTGTTGCGCACCCGCAGCCCCCGGTGGGCGAAGCTGTAGGCCTTCGCGAACGTGCGGCCGCCGGAGTCCACCCGGACGACACCGGAGAACCCGGTTCCGGCGGCCACCGCGTCGACGATCTCCTCCACCCGGTCCATCGTGCCCGGTGGAGGAGATCGTCACACCTGCTTTTACTGCGCGGCGACGTGCCGTTCCTCCGGCAGTCCCACCCGCCGGTCCCGCGTGCCGCGCAGCAGCCCGCGGTGCGCCAGCTCGGGCAGCACGCCCTCGGCGAACCAGTACGCCTCCTCCAGGTGCGGGTACCCGGACAGCACGAACTCCTCGATGCCGAGCGCGTGGTACTCCTCGACCAGGTCGGCGACCTCGGCGTGGCTGCCGACCATCGCCGTGCCGGCGCCGCCGCGGACCAGGCCGATCCCCGCCCACAGGTTCGGGTGGATCTCCAGCCCGCGCACTCCCCGGCCGAGCCCGCCGCCGTGCAGGGCGACCATCCGGCGCTGCCCCTCCGACTCGCTGGCCGCCAGCTGTGCCTGTGCCTTCGCGACCTGCTCGGGGCTGAGCGCGTCGAGCAGCTTCCCCGCCTCCGCCCACGCCTCGGCCGAGGTGTCCCGGGAGATGGTGTGCAGCCGGATGCCGAAGCGGATCGTGCGGCCCCGCGCCTGCGCCAGTTCCCGCACGCGCCGGATCTTGTCCGCGACCTGCGCCGGGGGCTCGCCCCAGGTCAGGTAGACGTCGGCGTGCCGGGCCGCGACCGGCAGCGCGGCCGGCGACGAGCCGCCGAAGTACAGCGGCGGCACCGGGTCCGGCGGCGCGAGCACCGTGGCGCCCTCGACCGACAGGTGCTCCCCGGTGAAGTCGAAGGGCTCGCCGCTCCACACGCCGCGCGCGATCGTGAGGAACTCGTCGGTGCGGGCGTAGCGCCGGTCGTGGTCGTGGAAGTCGCCGAACCGCTTCTGCTCGATCGAGTCGCCGCCGGTGACGATGTTGAGCAGCAGCCGCCCGCCGGAGATCCGCTGGTAGGTGGCGGCCATCTGCGCGGCCAGCGTCGGCGAGATGACGCCGGGCCGGAAGGCGACGAGGTACTTCAGCCGCGTGGTCTCGCGGATCAACGCGGCCGTGGTCAGCCACGCGTCCTCGCACCACGTGCCGGTCGGGGTCAGCACGCCCTCGAACCCGAGCTGCTCGGCGGCGCGCGCGACCTGCGCCAGGTAGCCGATGTCGGCGTCGCGTTGCGCGACCGGTCCGCGCGATCGGTTCGCGTGGAAGCGTTCCACGATCGTGCGCCCGTCGCCGGACGTGGGCAGGAACCAGTGCGGTGTGATCGTCATCGTCATCCCCTCACGGCGGCCAGATCGGCGGCGAACCGGGTATCGGTGAACTCGGCGAAGTCGACTTTGCCGGGCAGGACCCCGTCGTCGGTGAACGCGTCGGCGAGCTCCTGCTCCGAGGCGATCACGGTCGCGTCCAGGGCGACCGGCACGTCCGGCCCGTTGCGGGCGGCGGCCAGCGCCACCTCGGGAGCCAGGCCGGTGTCGGCGGCCCAGGCCCGGCCCCAGTCGTCGCGATGCGCGTCCGCCCAGTGCTGCGCCTTGGCGATGCGCACGACGTAGTCCCGGATCGCGGCGTTCTTCCCGGCGTCGGACAGTGCGGCGTTCCCGGCGACCTGGAACGTGTAGCCGTTGGCGATGCCCGTGCCGTCGACGAGGGTGCGCGCACCGGCCTCGAGCTTGGCCTGCGCGGTGTAGGGGTCCCACACCGCCCACGCGTCGATCTGGTGCCGGG
Coding sequences within it:
- a CDS encoding proline dehydrogenase family protein, producing MLRTALLAAAGSPGCRSLVERSPLTRPVVRRFVAGSGVDEAVAATAALAGTGRAVTLDHLGEDTTDASRAAATVKAYVELLTLLADHGLAGGAEVSVKLSAVGQRLPDGDRVALDNARRICEAAAAAGTTVTLDAEDHTTTDATLGVLRELRADFPWTGAVLQAYLRRTEQDCRDLAHAGSRVRLCKGAYSEPASVAFPERSEVDRSYVRCLRVLMAGDGHPMVATHDPRMIAIAEELGRGRPDWEFQMLYGIRDAEQRRLARDHTVRVYVPYGDEWYGYFMRRLAERPANLAFFLRALVRR
- the pruA gene encoding L-glutamate gamma-semialdehyde dehydrogenase, translating into MDAVTTVPTPVNEPVLQYAPGSPERAEVQAALAELAKEPVELTATIGGEQRMGGGPRVDVVQPHNHRAVLGTFGSAAQQDTRDALAAARAAAPAWRKLSFDDRAAILLRAADLLTGPWRATLNAATMLGQSKTVFQAEIDSACELADFWRFNVSFARRLLAEQPASSPGVWNRTDHRPLEGFVYAITPFNFTAIAGNLPTAPALMGNVVLWKPSPTQTFAAHLTMRLLEEAGLPPGVINLLPGDGPAVSEVALASPDLAGIHFTGSTRTFRHLWSQVGANIANYRTYPRIVGETGGKDFVLAHPSADVDVLRTALIRGAFEYQGQKCSAASRAYLPRSVWNRMRDDFLAEVESLTMGDVTDLGNFMGAVIDRRSFDKLSGVLDRARGDDRLEILAGGTADDSDGFFVRPTVLRSDDPEHEVFTTEYFGPVLAVHVYDDARYDTVLRQMEGVAPYGLTGSIIATDRAAIAHATEELRFAAGNFYVNDKPTGAVVGQQPFGGGRASGTNDKAGSVHNLLRWVSPRSIKETFVPPTTVGYPHQG
- a CDS encoding LLM class flavin-dependent oxidoreductase, which gives rise to MTITPHWFLPTSGDGRTIVERFHANRSRGPVAQRDADIGYLAQVARAAEQLGFEGVLTPTGTWCEDAWLTTAALIRETTRLKYLVAFRPGVISPTLAAQMAATYQRISGGRLLLNIVTGGDSIEQKRFGDFHDHDRRYARTDEFLTIARGVWSGEPFDFTGEHLSVEGATVLAPPDPVPPLYFGGSSPAALPVAARHADVYLTWGEPPAQVADKIRRVRELAQARGRTIRFGIRLHTISRDTSAEAWAEAGKLLDALSPEQVAKAQAQLAASESEGQRRMVALHGGGLGRGVRGLEIHPNLWAGIGLVRGGAGTAMVGSHAEVADLVEEYHALGIEEFVLSGYPHLEEAYWFAEGVLPELAHRGLLRGTRDRRVGLPEERHVAAQ
- a CDS encoding serine hydrolase domain-containing protein, which codes for MDRVEEIVDAVAAGTGFSGVVRVDSGGRTFAKAYSFAHRGLRVRNTVGTRFALASGTKGLTALTIAALAERGVLGLDTTARSLLGADLPLIGDEVTVGHLLAHTSGIGDYCDEEAGRPVTDHVLPVPVHELESTEDYLGVLDGHPPKFPPGQRFSYCNSGYVVLALLAERAARRPFPDLVRELVCEPAGMAATAFLRSDEPAAGVALGYLGQTRTNVFHLPVTGSGDGGVYSTAADVHAFWAALFAGRIVPLSRVREMTAARSGVPSEAMRYGLGFWLDGDAVVLEGYDAGVSFRTAYRPEVTCTVLSNTAEGAWPLARRLAELTA